A window of the Natronospira proteinivora genome harbors these coding sequences:
- a CDS encoding SCO family protein, producing MNTYKAVLLSILLALLLMSSGKVFSECDHEHHQEHTPLEATELTHDDSLFHLSAEWTNHRGETLTLADFSGHPMIITMIYGNCETACPILVHDAHRTERALPEHLQAQVKVLVVSFDEQRDTPDALASYADQRDLDQDHWHFLHGEAADIRTLASLLGIRYRANQDGSFDHSNVVAVLDGNGQIAHRTEGLVRPVDAAVAALRQQTQKP from the coding sequence ATGAATACTTACAAAGCAGTGCTGCTCTCGATTCTCCTTGCTCTACTGCTGATGAGTAGCGGCAAGGTATTCAGCGAGTGTGACCATGAACATCACCAAGAGCATACACCCCTGGAAGCTACCGAGCTGACCCATGACGACTCTCTGTTCCACCTGTCGGCAGAATGGACCAACCACCGGGGTGAGACACTGACGCTGGCTGATTTCAGCGGCCACCCCATGATCATCACCATGATATACGGTAACTGCGAGACCGCCTGCCCCATTCTGGTCCACGATGCCCACCGCACCGAGCGTGCCCTGCCCGAGCATCTGCAAGCGCAGGTCAAGGTGCTGGTGGTGAGCTTCGATGAGCAGCGCGACACCCCCGACGCACTGGCCAGCTACGCCGACCAGCGAGACCTGGACCAGGATCACTGGCATTTCCTGCATGGCGAGGCCGCGGATATCCGTACCCTGGCCAGCCTGCTGGGCATCCGCTACCGGGCCAACCAGGATGGCAGCTTCGATCACAGCAATGTGGTCGCCGTGCTGGATGGTAACGGACAGATTGCCCACCGTACCGAGGGTTTGGTTCGCCCGGTGGACGCCGCAGTGGCCGCCCTTAGACAGCAGACCCAAAAACCCTGA
- a CDS encoding formylglycine-generating enzyme family protein, with translation MRTTRLASLSTALIVCISSQAGISSDRAVRIDGGTFIQPVLLDENQRTLEMESFYLDRAQVSNSDFLDFIQQYPNWRRDQAPGLFRDADYLKHWPEPDALGDGVAGADRPLTRVSWYAARAYCQAQGGRLPSMDEWEYASARQRTLTGQSDDDYADALFAWYSNPGAETLAAVGQGEAGPLGVHDLHGLVLEWVEDFELLLTMGDQTDLLNGSCGDTARMMPEFDAAHYATFLRYQSRSNYSPRTTTTTLGFRCAYDPEDMK, from the coding sequence ATGCGCACCACCCGACTGGCAAGCCTCAGCACCGCCCTGATTGTTTGCATAAGTAGCCAGGCGGGTATCTCGAGTGATCGAGCGGTGCGCATTGACGGCGGCACCTTCATCCAGCCGGTATTGCTGGATGAGAACCAACGGACGCTGGAAATGGAAAGCTTCTACCTCGACCGTGCCCAGGTCAGCAACAGTGATTTCCTGGACTTCATTCAGCAATACCCAAACTGGCGGCGGGACCAGGCTCCAGGATTATTCCGGGATGCGGACTACCTGAAACACTGGCCCGAACCCGATGCCCTGGGAGACGGGGTAGCGGGTGCTGACCGTCCCCTGACCCGGGTGTCCTGGTACGCGGCAAGGGCCTATTGCCAGGCCCAGGGAGGACGACTCCCCAGCATGGATGAATGGGAATACGCCTCCGCCAGACAGCGAACCCTGACGGGGCAAAGTGATGATGACTACGCCGATGCCCTGTTCGCCTGGTACAGCAATCCGGGCGCCGAGACCCTGGCTGCGGTCGGCCAGGGAGAGGCCGGACCTCTGGGCGTCCATGATCTCCACGGGCTGGTGCTGGAATGGGTGGAGGATTTTGAACTGCTGCTCACCATGGGTGACCAGACCGACCTGCTGAATGGGTCCTGCGGCGACACCGCCCGAATGATGCCGGAGTTTGATGCCGCCCATTACGCCACTTTTCTGCGCTATCAGTCACGCAGCAACTACAGCCCCCGCACCACCACCACAACCCTGGGCTTTCGTTGTGCCTACGACCCGGAGGATATGAAATGA
- the mobA gene encoding molybdenum cofactor guanylyltransferase has product MATVHGSRAMPSAATVNPMPDFAGLVLAGGASSRMGRDKAALPWRGRTLLDHAVQTLDAAGAAPVLVSGERPAYDYVPDQYPACGPLGGLASVLSQRPGLQGRILVVIPVDTPGLDRDAIHALVETIHGGAAAACFTHHPLPLAVRVDDTLQHHLETILNGEGKKAVHGLQDMIRFRVLPDGGWDLSNVNTPEEWQRFTEVAG; this is encoded by the coding sequence ATGGCGACAGTGCATGGGTCCAGGGCCATGCCCTCTGCAGCCACGGTTAATCCCATGCCGGACTTTGCCGGACTGGTACTGGCCGGCGGGGCCTCTTCCCGCATGGGCCGGGACAAGGCAGCGCTGCCCTGGCGAGGCCGCACCCTGCTGGACCATGCGGTGCAAACCCTGGATGCCGCCGGGGCCGCCCCGGTGCTCGTCTCCGGTGAGCGGCCGGCTTATGACTACGTGCCGGATCAGTATCCCGCCTGCGGCCCCCTGGGGGGGCTGGCCTCGGTTCTATCTCAGCGACCCGGACTTCAGGGCCGGATACTGGTGGTGATTCCGGTGGACACCCCGGGGCTGGACCGGGATGCCATCCATGCCTTGGTCGAGACCATCCACGGGGGCGCAGCCGCCGCCTGCTTCACCCATCATCCCCTGCCCCTGGCCGTTCGGGTCGATGACACCCTCCAGCATCATCTGGAGACCATTCTGAACGGCGAAGGAAAAAAGGCAGTCCACGGGCTCCAGGATATGATCCGTTTCCGGGTGCTGCCGGACGGCGGCTGGGACCTGAGCAATGTGAATACCCCGGAAGAATGGCAACGCTTTACCGAGGTGGCCGGTTGA
- the moaC gene encoding cyclic pyranopterin monophosphate synthase MoaC, with protein sequence MNESNYRMVDVGGKQVTRRRAIATGRIVVGPEVMAYLKQGELPKGDPLRLAEVAAILAAKKTPDLLPLCHPLMLDHVGLLCQLNESVEAVDVYATVVTSARTGVEMEALAAVNAALLTIWDLSKPIEAALTITNVKLLLKEGGKSGRWEHPEGLDGLPDSLARELAA encoded by the coding sequence ATGAACGAATCGAATTACCGGATGGTGGATGTAGGCGGAAAACAGGTCACCCGTCGGCGGGCAATTGCCACCGGGCGGATTGTGGTGGGCCCGGAAGTGATGGCCTATCTCAAGCAGGGAGAACTGCCCAAGGGCGATCCTCTGCGTCTGGCCGAAGTGGCCGCCATTCTGGCCGCCAAGAAAACCCCCGACCTGCTTCCTCTCTGCCATCCCCTGATGCTGGATCACGTGGGTCTGTTGTGTCAGTTGAATGAATCGGTTGAGGCCGTGGATGTCTATGCCACGGTGGTCACCAGCGCCCGTACGGGGGTGGAGATGGAGGCCCTGGCTGCGGTCAATGCCGCCCTGCTGACCATCTGGGACCTTTCCAAGCCCATTGAGGCGGCCTTGACCATCACCAACGTCAAGCTGCTGCTCAAGGAAGGTGGCAAGTCCGGGCGCTGGGAGCATCCCGAGGGCCTGGACGGACTGCCCGACAGCCTGGCCCGGGAGCTGGCCGCATAA
- a CDS encoding multicopper oxidase domain-containing protein, translating to MQARQLLLTAASMTLALSLAPLTLTADERLKHDGEFMVDGMIFGMPEARVFEEDYDGPPVVGETMTALPHLAPLTHEGNKTHEVRLDTFAQKIEVANGKTFNAWTFGGTVPGPTLHVREGDRVVFTMKNRSDEMVSVTEPVPGGSPFFSQLNENNYLKTEPAVSPMPHSMDFHSGTVAADDKWRTIPPGQSIEFEWVANYPGVFMYHCGTPSVLMHTAMGQYGAVVVSPKEGYDTDDQVDREYVIVQSEYYLRKHGDEYRYDHTAAMNRNPSQVVFNGHVNALNSEPLRANAGERVRLYLMNAGPNDTSSFHVIGAIFDRVWYEGNRENEWRGMQTVLLGASNSAVVEFIVPEEGSYKLVDHEFADAERGAAGTLIAGPRRQ from the coding sequence ATGCAAGCCCGACAGCTATTGCTCACCGCTGCCAGCATGACGCTGGCATTAAGCCTCGCACCGTTGACCCTCACTGCTGACGAACGCCTCAAACATGACGGCGAATTCATGGTGGACGGAATGATCTTTGGTATGCCGGAAGCACGGGTGTTCGAGGAAGACTACGATGGCCCGCCGGTGGTAGGCGAAACCATGACTGCCCTCCCCCACCTGGCACCCTTGACCCATGAAGGCAACAAAACCCATGAGGTCCGGCTGGACACCTTCGCCCAGAAAATCGAAGTGGCGAATGGCAAGACATTCAATGCCTGGACGTTCGGCGGCACGGTCCCTGGGCCGACCCTCCATGTGCGCGAAGGAGATCGTGTGGTCTTCACCATGAAGAACCGCTCCGACGAAATGGTCAGCGTCACCGAGCCGGTGCCGGGGGGAAGCCCCTTTTTCAGCCAGCTTAATGAGAACAACTATCTCAAGACGGAGCCGGCGGTGAGCCCCATGCCACACTCCATGGATTTCCACAGCGGAACCGTGGCCGCCGATGACAAATGGCGCACCATCCCGCCCGGCCAAAGTATCGAATTCGAGTGGGTGGCCAACTATCCCGGCGTCTTCATGTACCACTGCGGCACGCCCAGTGTCTTGATGCACACCGCCATGGGCCAGTACGGGGCCGTGGTGGTTTCCCCCAAGGAAGGCTATGACACCGATGATCAGGTGGACCGGGAGTACGTGATTGTTCAGTCGGAGTACTACCTGCGCAAACACGGTGATGAATACCGCTATGACCATACGGCGGCCATGAACCGCAATCCCAGCCAGGTGGTATTCAACGGCCATGTGAACGCCCTGAATAGTGAGCCCCTGCGGGCCAATGCCGGCGAGCGGGTTCGGCTCTATCTCATGAACGCCGGTCCCAATGACACCTCCAGCTTCCATGTCATTGGCGCCATCTTCGACCGGGTCTGGTACGAGGGCAACCGCGAAAACGAATGGCGCGGCATGCAAACCGTCCTGCTGGGTGCAAGCAACAGTGCCGTGGTGGAATTCATCGTGCCCGAGGAAGGCAGTTACAAGCTGGTGGACCACGAGTTTGCCGACGCTGAACGCGGCGCTGCGGGCACTCTCATTGCCGGCCCACGCCGCCAGTAA
- a CDS encoding Crp/Fnr family transcriptional regulator: protein MNKKPDSKNVDEHPVFSALPQAQRERILSRSEVISIGRGETLFHEGDPARRIYRCESGQLKLYRLAPNGNEKIIALIQPGSTFAEATMFMEERNYPVNCEALKASRLVSYDADDCVEMLRQDTDSCFQLMAMFSRRLRQRLSDIEALSLQNATLRVANYLLQLRQQQDGADTLDLPTSKKHIAGLLALQPETLSRVFAQLQESGVIQVEARRVTILDPDRFQNIAYGLD, encoded by the coding sequence ATGAACAAGAAACCCGACTCCAAGAATGTGGATGAACACCCGGTGTTCTCCGCCCTGCCCCAGGCCCAGCGTGAACGCATCCTGTCCCGTTCGGAGGTGATCTCCATTGGCCGGGGCGAAACCCTGTTCCATGAAGGGGATCCGGCGCGGCGCATCTATCGTTGCGAGAGCGGCCAGCTCAAGCTTTACCGCCTGGCACCCAACGGTAATGAAAAGATCATCGCCCTGATCCAGCCCGGGAGTACTTTCGCGGAAGCCACCATGTTCATGGAGGAACGCAACTACCCGGTCAACTGCGAAGCGCTCAAAGCCAGTCGCCTGGTGAGCTACGATGCTGATGACTGTGTGGAAATGCTGCGGCAGGATACCGACAGCTGCTTTCAGCTGATGGCCATGTTCAGCCGCCGCCTGCGCCAACGGCTGTCCGATATCGAGGCCCTTTCCCTGCAGAATGCCACCCTGCGGGTCGCCAACTACCTGCTCCAGCTCCGCCAGCAGCAGGACGGGGCCGACACCCTGGACCTGCCCACCTCCAAGAAACACATAGCCGGGTTGCTGGCCCTGCAGCCGGAAACCCTGTCACGGGTATTTGCCCAGCTACAGGAGTCGGGAGTCATTCAAGTGGAGGCCCGGCGGGTCACCATCCTGGACCCCGACCGCTTCCAGAATATCGCCTACGGCCTGGACTAG
- a CDS encoding HesA/MoeB/ThiF family protein, producing MKHSLERYARQSRLPEVGDAGQRRLAASRVLCIGAGGLGCGALPYLAGAGIGRITIIDDDQVEISNLQRQVLFSEADEGRPKAEAAAERLRALNGDIEIEAVTQRLDSGNIQALFEGHDVVIDGSDNFDTKFLAGDAAVKFGVPLVYGSVVGFEAQVTVFDPDQGPCLRCLFPSPPDTWVPNCAENGVLGPLVGMAASLQATQAIEILLGETGNQALSPLIGRLWMLDARDMDSRTLAIHKQPACPCCSRPPESIALPRAESSAGLNIPATEAAQLETVQFIDIREPDEWAREHIPGARNLPLSQLLAGETPTIKKDEVCVVYCAQGVRGETAARLLAEQGLDSVKNLSGGLAAWPGPREQA from the coding sequence ATGAAACATTCTCTGGAACGCTACGCTCGCCAAAGCCGCCTGCCGGAAGTGGGCGATGCCGGCCAACGCCGACTGGCCGCCAGCCGAGTGCTGTGTATCGGGGCCGGCGGCCTGGGCTGCGGGGCCTTGCCCTATCTGGCCGGTGCCGGGATTGGGCGCATCACCATCATTGACGATGACCAGGTGGAAATCAGCAATCTCCAGCGCCAGGTATTGTTCAGCGAGGCCGATGAAGGCCGCCCCAAGGCCGAGGCGGCAGCAGAGCGGCTCCGCGCCCTCAATGGGGATATCGAGATAGAGGCCGTGACCCAACGCCTGGACAGCGGCAATATCCAGGCCCTGTTCGAGGGTCACGATGTGGTCATCGATGGCAGCGATAATTTTGATACCAAGTTCCTGGCCGGTGATGCGGCGGTGAAATTCGGCGTGCCCCTGGTCTATGGCTCGGTGGTTGGATTCGAGGCCCAGGTCACCGTGTTCGACCCGGATCAGGGCCCTTGCCTGCGCTGCCTTTTCCCCTCGCCACCCGACACCTGGGTGCCCAATTGCGCGGAGAACGGAGTCCTCGGCCCTTTGGTGGGGATGGCCGCCTCGCTTCAGGCCACCCAGGCCATCGAAATACTGCTGGGTGAAACCGGCAATCAGGCTTTGTCACCGCTCATTGGTCGGCTCTGGATGCTGGACGCCCGGGACATGGACAGTCGGACCCTGGCCATCCACAAGCAACCAGCCTGCCCCTGTTGCAGTCGTCCACCGGAATCCATTGCATTACCCAGGGCGGAAAGCTCAGCCGGGCTCAATATCCCGGCCACCGAAGCGGCCCAGCTGGAAACCGTCCAGTTTATTGATATTCGCGAACCGGATGAGTGGGCTCGGGAACATATTCCCGGCGCCCGTAACCTGCCGCTGTCGCAGCTGCTGGCCGGGGAAACCCCAACCATCAAGAAGGATGAGGTTTGCGTGGTTTACTGCGCCCAGGGTGTGCGGGGTGAGACCGCCGCCCGCCTGCTGGCCGAACAGGGCCTGGACTCGGTGAAAAACCTCAGTGGCGGCCTAGCCGCCTGGCCCGGGCCCCGCGAACAGGCTTAG
- a CDS encoding MoaD/ThiS family protein, producing MTRKIDVKLYGAFRQYSPNKSVTVSLPAEATVSSLRQAFAEQFDDDNARALLKASAFATDEAVLDEQEPVPSDKPLSILPPVCGG from the coding sequence ATGACTCGCAAGATCGACGTCAAACTCTATGGCGCCTTTCGCCAGTACAGCCCGAACAAATCGGTGACCGTAAGTCTGCCGGCAGAGGCCACGGTATCGTCCCTGCGCCAGGCATTCGCTGAACAATTCGATGACGACAATGCCCGGGCCCTGCTCAAGGCCTCGGCCTTTGCCACGGATGAGGCGGTGCTCGACGAACAGGAACCGGTGCCGAGTGACAAGCCGCTGTCTATCCTGCCTCCTGTATGTGGGGGGTAG
- a CDS encoding alginate export family protein, with protein MQSQQGLLMRAGLAGLVLALVTAPVQAAVSLGEVDLRYRMEWVDQDGIEDDALASTARLRVGLNTAEYQGFDAGLMFHGNRVIGERRYHDTVTPQARPVVADPADTGISQAWLRYQQGDQLQARVGRQRLVDDNARFIGNVGFRQLEQTFDAASLSLIPNPDWQLDVQYLDRAHRVFGPNHPDPLQAEADLDSWVVLAGRHFGETRIEFYVHRFKFDDRPASHENRGFRLRGPLAADLSYRLEFARQSGIEDGPLEQSQNYWRAELQQQRGSWRWFVGHERLGGDGDASFQTPLATLHAHNGWADQFLTTPPDGLRDTWLGAATSLGPWRLVGKLHDFRADSGGRDLGQELNLSLGRDVRGPWSTEVKLAWFDGEQGPVDSRKLWWTMAAGW; from the coding sequence ATGCAAAGTCAGCAAGGGCTACTCATGAGGGCTGGACTGGCCGGCCTGGTACTCGCCCTGGTCACGGCACCTGTGCAGGCGGCGGTCAGTCTCGGTGAGGTGGATCTTCGTTACCGCATGGAGTGGGTGGATCAGGATGGCATCGAGGATGATGCTCTGGCGTCCACGGCTCGCCTTCGAGTAGGCCTGAACACGGCTGAGTACCAAGGCTTTGATGCCGGGCTCATGTTCCATGGCAACCGGGTCATTGGCGAGCGCCGTTACCATGACACGGTCACGCCACAAGCGCGGCCGGTGGTGGCGGACCCAGCGGATACCGGTATCTCCCAGGCCTGGCTGCGCTATCAGCAAGGCGATCAACTGCAAGCCCGGGTCGGCCGGCAGCGCCTGGTGGATGACAATGCCCGTTTCATCGGCAACGTGGGCTTTCGTCAGCTGGAGCAGACCTTTGATGCCGCGAGCCTGAGCCTGATACCCAATCCGGATTGGCAGTTGGATGTGCAGTACCTGGACCGGGCCCACCGGGTCTTCGGGCCAAACCACCCCGATCCCCTGCAGGCCGAGGCGGACCTGGACAGCTGGGTGGTGCTGGCCGGGCGTCACTTTGGTGAGACCCGAATCGAGTTCTATGTCCACCGCTTTAAATTCGACGATCGGCCCGCCTCCCATGAAAATCGGGGCTTTCGTCTCCGTGGGCCATTGGCCGCGGACCTGAGCTATCGCCTGGAATTCGCCCGCCAATCCGGCATTGAGGACGGGCCGTTGGAGCAGAGTCAGAACTACTGGCGGGCTGAGCTGCAGCAGCAGCGGGGCAGCTGGCGTTGGTTTGTAGGCCATGAACGCCTGGGTGGCGATGGTGACGCCAGTTTTCAGACGCCCCTGGCAACCCTGCATGCCCACAATGGCTGGGCCGACCAGTTCCTGACCACGCCGCCGGACGGCCTGCGGGATACCTGGCTGGGGGCCGCCACCTCGTTAGGACCGTGGCGCCTTGTGGGCAAGCTGCATGATTTCAGGGCCGATAGCGGCGGACGGGACCTGGGCCAGGAGCTGAATCTCTCCCTGGGTCGTGATGTCCGCGGGCCCTGGTCCACGGAGGTGAAACTGGCCTGGTTCGACGGCGAGCAAGGACCGGTGGATAGCCGCAAGCTGTGGTGGACGATGGCCGCCGGCTGGTAG
- a CDS encoding MFS transporter — translation MSGKGLWPIGLAIYLLMLPVTGVVPVLEELTGGRHPQLSDFDKHLFMVANMAAAVVLAPLAGRLSDHLGRRQPIIVGVMLANALVLVLLANDASYWTHLLLRFFDGALHITALTLLMTMAMDRARLASTGRAMGVAGASLTLGVATGAPLGGLIGQGEAIHVLYAGAGLSLVLALWVSGLEEAPHRPLRSNDERAPVRKLPWRALLLPYVFTFADRLSVGFIISTMVLYMRTVLAAEPNQIGALMGSFMLPFALLTYVFGRLAKRFRPLPMMMSGSALYGLALLALALAPLPLWWLLMPLGGVAAALMFAPSLVLTAQAAGEDNRAMAMGGFHAAGSLGFLLGPLVGGGTLALAGWLGYSGWLAAFLLMSALQWLCVLLFLPRLLRERGIDPHQPSSASPMP, via the coding sequence TTGAGTGGCAAAGGTCTATGGCCCATTGGACTGGCCATCTATCTCTTGATGCTGCCGGTCACCGGCGTGGTCCCGGTGCTGGAGGAATTGACCGGCGGGCGGCATCCACAGCTGTCGGATTTCGACAAGCATCTGTTCATGGTGGCCAATATGGCTGCCGCCGTGGTTCTGGCCCCCCTGGCGGGCCGCCTGTCCGACCACCTGGGCCGCCGCCAGCCGATTATCGTCGGCGTGATGCTGGCCAATGCCCTGGTGCTGGTATTGCTGGCCAATGACGCCTCCTATTGGACCCATCTCCTGCTGCGTTTTTTTGATGGCGCCCTGCATATCACGGCCCTGACCCTGCTCATGACCATGGCCATGGACCGGGCCCGGCTGGCCAGTACGGGTCGAGCCATGGGTGTTGCCGGTGCCAGTTTGACCCTGGGAGTGGCCACCGGGGCCCCACTGGGCGGTTTGATCGGCCAGGGCGAGGCCATCCATGTCCTTTACGCCGGTGCGGGGCTGTCCCTGGTGCTGGCCCTGTGGGTGTCCGGTCTTGAAGAGGCCCCCCACCGGCCGCTGCGGAGTAATGATGAGCGCGCCCCGGTCAGAAAACTGCCCTGGCGGGCGCTGCTGCTGCCCTATGTCTTCACCTTCGCCGACCGGCTGTCGGTGGGCTTCATCATCTCCACCATGGTGCTGTACATGCGCACGGTTTTGGCGGCCGAACCCAACCAGATCGGAGCCCTGATGGGCAGCTTCATGCTGCCCTTCGCCCTGCTGACCTATGTCTTCGGGCGCCTGGCCAAACGCTTTCGACCCCTGCCCATGATGATGAGCGGCAGCGCTTTGTATGGCCTGGCATTGCTGGCCCTGGCTCTGGCACCCCTGCCCCTGTGGTGGCTGCTCATGCCCCTGGGCGGTGTGGCGGCAGCGCTGATGTTCGCCCCTTCCCTGGTGCTGACCGCCCAGGCCGCGGGCGAAGACAACCGGGCCATGGCCATGGGCGGCTTTCATGCCGCCGGCTCACTGGGCTTTCTGCTGGGGCCCCTGGTGGGTGGCGGCACCCTGGCGCTGGCCGGCTGGCTGGGCTACTCGGGCTGGCTGGCTGCCTTTCTGCTGATGAGTGCCCTGCAATGGCTGTGCGTCTTGCTCTTCCTGCCCCGGCTCCTGAGGGAGCGGGGAATTGACCCACATCAACCGTCATCCGCCTCGCCAATGCCATGA
- a CDS encoding putative sulfate/molybdate transporter produces the protein MSVLDRISPDWPPRFRRRLGDVGGAFADGAMLFPLLLALAWQTGGSVVVMLATTGVAYIVTGWLFRLPIPVQPLKSLSIMAIAAGASAQELQAAGLLLGAIYFTISFMNVNRLAGRIPDVLVHGFQLGLGIMLLLTAVKLMGGNWHEMALVAFAGALVIGLSRLSGLPFLGVIAICGLLWGIWHADVPIVGDHASTLRPSVVALMVLPQIALTLTNSVLGTQRAANSYYGEAAWRVTPRRLLTSLGLGNLVVGALGGMPYCHGSGGVTAHYRGGARSWLSNVVIGNALLLLAAALLIGGGGLPEYPPALQALLLGVIGVFHIQLTYASWRRWDTALILVVMGSTALLAQSMLWVLVAGVAALTARWIVQTLAGRHSIEGPSVGKPSS, from the coding sequence ATGTCTGTGCTTGATCGCATAAGCCCCGACTGGCCCCCCCGTTTCCGCCGCAGGCTCGGGGACGTGGGCGGCGCCTTTGCGGATGGCGCGATGCTCTTTCCCCTGCTGTTGGCCCTGGCCTGGCAGACCGGGGGCTCGGTGGTGGTCATGCTGGCCACCACGGGGGTGGCCTATATTGTCACCGGCTGGCTGTTTCGCCTACCCATTCCCGTCCAGCCGTTGAAGTCCCTGTCCATCATGGCCATTGCCGCCGGGGCCAGCGCCCAGGAATTACAGGCGGCGGGACTGCTGCTGGGGGCGATTTATTTCACCATCAGTTTCATGAATGTGAATCGCCTGGCCGGCCGCATCCCGGATGTACTGGTGCACGGTTTTCAGCTGGGGCTGGGCATCATGCTGTTGCTCACCGCCGTCAAGCTCATGGGCGGCAACTGGCATGAAATGGCCCTGGTGGCGTTCGCGGGGGCGCTGGTGATTGGCTTGAGCCGCCTCAGCGGCCTGCCCTTTCTGGGTGTGATCGCCATCTGCGGTCTGCTGTGGGGCATCTGGCATGCCGATGTACCCATCGTCGGGGATCACGCCAGTACCCTGCGACCCAGTGTGGTGGCCTTGATGGTGTTGCCACAGATTGCCTTGACGCTGACCAACTCGGTGCTGGGCACCCAGCGGGCCGCCAACAGCTACTACGGCGAGGCGGCCTGGCGGGTGACCCCCCGCCGCCTGCTGACTTCCCTGGGGCTGGGCAATCTGGTGGTGGGGGCCCTGGGAGGCATGCCCTACTGCCACGGCTCCGGGGGGGTTACCGCCCATTACCGGGGCGGAGCCCGTAGCTGGCTGTCCAATGTGGTCATCGGCAATGCCCTGCTGTTACTGGCCGCCGCCCTGCTGATTGGCGGCGGGGGCCTGCCGGAGTATCCACCGGCACTCCAGGCCCTGCTGTTGGGGGTGATCGGTGTCTTTCATATTCAGCTGACCTACGCCAGCTGGCGCCGTTGGGATACGGCATTGATTCTGGTGGTTATGGGTAGCACCGCCCTGTTGGCCCAGAGCATGCTCTGGGTGCTGGTGGCGGGCGTGGCCGCACTGACCGCCCGCTGGATTGTTCAAACCCTGGCCGGTCGACACTCTATCGAGGGTCCATCGGTGGGCAAACCATCAAGTTGA
- a CDS encoding molybdenum cofactor biosynthesis protein MoaE, whose protein sequence is MMTIHVDTKNEALSTEAALAHCSAPGHGAADLFIGRVRDLNQGRAVNAVSYDLHPLLCCNVFREICEEARAEWGEALHFWLEHRQGRLAVGDDSVVVAVSSPHRDESFKACRYLVEQMKHRAPIWKQEHYVDGDSAWVQGHALCSHG, encoded by the coding sequence ATGATGACAATTCATGTAGATACGAAAAACGAAGCGCTGTCCACCGAGGCTGCCCTGGCGCATTGCTCGGCGCCGGGCCACGGCGCGGCGGATCTTTTCATCGGCCGCGTCCGGGACCTGAACCAGGGACGCGCGGTGAATGCGGTGAGCTATGACCTGCACCCCCTCTTGTGCTGCAATGTCTTTCGCGAAATCTGCGAGGAAGCCCGGGCCGAGTGGGGCGAGGCCCTGCATTTCTGGCTGGAACACCGCCAGGGCCGCCTGGCCGTGGGTGACGACAGTGTGGTGGTGGCGGTGAGCTCCCCCCACCGGGATGAGTCTTTCAAGGCCTGTCGTTATCTGGTGGAGCAAATGAAGCACCGGGCCCCCATCTGGAAGCAGGAGCATTATGTGGATGGCGACAGTGCATGGGTCCAGGGCCATGCCCTCTGCAGCCACGGTTAA
- a CDS encoding YjfB family protein: MSDIGGIVSTSSAMSQAQLRAEVDVSVLRKAMDIQSSTAAQLLDALPEVEASAASTHRSDATSNLGSLLNVRA, translated from the coding sequence ATGAGTGACATTGGCGGCATTGTTTCAACCAGTTCGGCCATGAGCCAAGCCCAGTTGCGGGCGGAAGTGGATGTGTCCGTTCTGCGCAAGGCCATGGACATTCAATCTTCCACCGCCGCCCAGCTGCTGGATGCCCTGCCGGAGGTAGAGGCTTCCGCCGCCAGCACCCACCGGAGCGACGCCACGTCCAACCTTGGCAGCCTGCTGAACGTACGCGCCTGA